A single genomic interval of Microbacterium oleivorans harbors:
- the secG gene encoding preprotein translocase subunit SecG, producing MQILEFALQVLLGITSLLLTLLILLHKGRGGGLSDMFGGGMSSAMGSSGLAERNLNRFTIVLALGWFISIVALGLITKFSVL from the coding sequence GTGCAGATCCTCGAGTTCGCGCTGCAGGTGCTGCTGGGCATCACCAGCCTGCTCCTCACGCTGCTGATCCTGCTCCACAAGGGGCGCGGCGGCGGCCTGTCCGACATGTTCGGCGGCGGCATGAGTTCCGCGATGGGGTCGTCCGGTCTGGCCGAACGCAACCTCAACCGGTTCACGATCGTTCTCGCCCTCGGCTGGTTCATCTCGATCGTCGCGTTGGGCCTGATCACGAAGTTCTCGGTGCTCTGA
- a CDS encoding glucose-6-phosphate dehydrogenase assembly protein OpcA, with protein sequence MIVDLPDTSVSKIARELVSVREEGGAVALGRVLTLVIATSQGLEEDAIEAANDASREHPMRVIVLITDPAGESKLDAQIRVGGDAGASEVVVLRASGGAASNDEALITGLLLPDAPVVAWWPDHPPLQPAQSPIGRIAQRRITDASTLPYDSGRLAALGESYAPGDTDLAWTRLTHWREQLAAVLDQPPYDPVTEVEVIGSGSSPSTGLLAAWLCLMLDVPVAWRYAPEDEWEHGIRSVRLKRPSGDVLLERTTPVDATLTQPGQPAHDLVLPRRTLRECLAEELRRLGPDVLYGRVISDGWRRLHRSPGQDA encoded by the coding sequence ATGATCGTCGACCTGCCCGACACCTCGGTGTCGAAGATCGCCCGCGAACTCGTCAGCGTCCGCGAGGAGGGCGGAGCGGTCGCGCTCGGCCGCGTGCTCACGCTCGTCATCGCGACCTCCCAGGGGCTCGAGGAGGATGCGATCGAGGCGGCCAACGATGCGTCTCGCGAGCATCCGATGCGCGTCATCGTGCTCATCACCGATCCCGCGGGCGAGTCCAAGCTCGACGCCCAGATCCGTGTGGGCGGCGACGCCGGCGCGAGCGAGGTCGTCGTCCTCCGCGCCAGCGGCGGTGCCGCGAGCAACGACGAGGCCCTGATCACCGGCCTTCTGTTGCCGGACGCCCCGGTCGTGGCGTGGTGGCCCGACCACCCGCCGCTCCAGCCCGCGCAGTCCCCCATCGGGCGCATCGCCCAGCGACGCATCACCGATGCCTCGACGCTGCCGTACGACAGCGGGCGACTGGCCGCGCTCGGCGAGAGCTACGCACCCGGTGACACCGATCTGGCGTGGACACGGCTCACGCACTGGCGCGAGCAGCTCGCGGCGGTCCTCGACCAGCCGCCCTACGATCCGGTCACCGAGGTCGAGGTCATCGGCAGCGGCAGCTCGCCCTCGACCGGGCTTCTCGCGGCGTGGCTGTGCCTCATGCTCGACGTGCCCGTCGCATGGCGGTACGCCCCCGAGGATGAATGGGAGCACGGCATCCGCAGCGTTCGGTTGAAGCGCCCGAGCGGGGATGTCCTCCTCGAGCGCACGACCCCGGTCGACGCCACCCTCACGCAGCCGGGGCAGCCCGCTCACGACCTCGTGCTTCCGCGACGCACTCTTCGCGAGTGCCTGGCCGAGGAGCTCCGCCGTCTCGGGCCCGACGTGCTCTACGGGCGCGTCATCAGCGACGGGTGGCGGCGGCTGCACCGCTCACCCGGTCAGGACGCCTGA
- the pgl gene encoding 6-phosphogluconolactonase, protein MATAEKRVVISADAETLTRAVAARFLDRVAKWGADGRTVHVGLAGGVIIGDVLTQVGAHADLGSVDWSNVHFWWVDERFVPRGSDDRNDAVARRAFLDAITVPAANIHAIAASDESADAESAAAAYEAELARFGSDDTAWPVFDICFLGVGPDGHIASLFPDRPEIRITDEAVTPVHDSPKPPAERITLTRPVINASKRVWMVLAGPDKSAALGLALAGASYHSVPAAGAKGTRRTILFTDESTAAQVPPELIDDQY, encoded by the coding sequence GTGGCGACAGCCGAGAAGCGCGTCGTCATCAGCGCGGATGCGGAGACGCTCACCCGAGCCGTCGCCGCCCGCTTCCTCGACCGCGTCGCGAAGTGGGGTGCCGACGGACGCACCGTGCACGTGGGCCTCGCGGGCGGGGTCATCATCGGGGACGTGCTGACGCAGGTCGGTGCGCACGCCGACCTCGGGTCGGTCGACTGGAGCAACGTCCACTTCTGGTGGGTCGACGAGCGATTCGTTCCGAGGGGCAGCGACGACCGCAACGACGCTGTCGCGCGCCGCGCGTTCCTCGACGCGATCACGGTGCCCGCGGCGAACATCCATGCGATCGCGGCCTCCGACGAATCCGCCGATGCGGAATCGGCGGCCGCCGCGTACGAAGCCGAGCTCGCCCGATTCGGCAGCGACGACACTGCCTGGCCGGTGTTCGACATCTGCTTCCTCGGGGTCGGACCCGACGGCCACATCGCCTCGCTCTTCCCTGACCGGCCCGAGATCCGCATCACGGACGAGGCCGTCACCCCGGTGCACGACTCCCCCAAGCCCCCCGCCGAGCGCATCACGCTCACGCGTCCGGTGATCAACGCATCCAAGCGGGTGTGGATGGTGCTCGCGGGCCCCGACAAGTCGGCCGCCCTGGGCCTCGCCCTCGCCGGTGCGAGCTACCACAGCGTTCCGGCTGCGGGGGCGAAGGGCACGCGGCGGACGATTCTCTTCACCGATGAGTCGACGGCGGCCCAGGTACCACCCGAGCTGATCGACGATCAGTACTGA
- the tpiA gene encoding triose-phosphate isomerase, with product MGMTRLPLIAGNWKMNLDHLQAVAFVQKLHWTLKDAKHEEDSVEVAVFPPFTDLRTVQTLLDADKIAFALGAQDLSTKDSGAYTGEVSGAFLKQLDCQYVIIGHSERREYHAETDEVVAAKVQAALRHGLVPVICVGETAEDLEKHGASAVPVAQLQAALAGVAAEADIVVAYEPVWAIGSGQAATPQQAQDVCAKLREVVGSALGADAAARTRVLYGGSVKSSNIAGFMREPDVDGALVGGASLVADEFAAIIRYQKHVGV from the coding sequence ATGGGCATGACCCGTCTCCCGCTCATCGCCGGCAACTGGAAGATGAACCTCGACCACCTGCAGGCGGTCGCGTTCGTCCAGAAGCTGCACTGGACGCTGAAGGACGCCAAGCACGAGGAGGACTCGGTCGAGGTCGCGGTCTTCCCGCCCTTCACCGACCTGCGCACCGTGCAGACGCTGCTCGATGCCGACAAGATCGCTTTCGCCCTCGGTGCTCAGGACCTGTCGACGAAGGACTCCGGTGCCTACACCGGCGAGGTGTCGGGCGCGTTCCTGAAGCAGCTCGACTGCCAGTACGTGATCATCGGCCATTCCGAGCGGCGCGAGTACCACGCCGAGACCGACGAGGTCGTGGCGGCCAAGGTCCAGGCGGCGCTGCGTCATGGGTTGGTTCCCGTGATCTGCGTGGGCGAGACCGCGGAGGATCTCGAGAAGCACGGTGCCTCAGCGGTGCCGGTCGCGCAGCTGCAGGCGGCCCTGGCCGGTGTCGCCGCCGAGGCCGACATCGTGGTGGCGTATGAGCCGGTCTGGGCGATCGGCTCGGGCCAGGCGGCGACGCCGCAGCAGGCGCAGGACGTCTGCGCCAAGCTGCGCGAGGTCGTGGGCTCCGCTCTCGGCGCCGACGCGGCCGCGCGCACCCGCGTGCTGTACGGCGGTTCGGTGAAGTCGTCGAACATCGCAGGTTTCATGCGCGAGCCCGACGTCGACGGTGCACTCGTAGGCGGAGCCAGTCTCGTCGCCGACGAGTTCGCCGCGATCATCCGCTACCAGAAGCACGTCGGCGTGTGA
- a CDS encoding RNA polymerase-binding protein RbpA, whose protein sequence is MATGGNAIRGTRVGAGPMGEQDHGHHADRVSVSYWDALGNETVRYFAAGISDDEIPETIDSPHSGLPAGRDKANPPAVAKSEPYKTHLAYVKERRTDEEAEQLLDDALQQLRERRGLN, encoded by the coding sequence ATGGCAACGGGAGGAAACGCGATCCGCGGCACTCGCGTCGGCGCCGGACCCATGGGCGAGCAGGACCACGGACACCACGCCGACCGTGTGTCGGTGTCGTACTGGGACGCCCTCGGCAACGAGACGGTGCGCTACTTCGCCGCCGGCATCTCGGACGACGAGATCCCGGAGACGATCGACTCGCCTCACTCGGGCCTGCCGGCGGGACGCGACAAGGCCAATCCGCCCGCGGTCGCCAAGAGCGAGCCGTACAAGACCCACCTCGCCTACGTGAAGGAGCGCCGCACCGACGAGGAAGCAGAGCAGCTCCTCGACGACGCACTCCAGCAGCTGCGGGAGCGACGAGGCCTCAACTGA
- the zwf gene encoding glucose-6-phosphate dehydrogenase, giving the protein MTVEISRAHNPLRDPDDRRLNRIAGPSALVIFGVTGDLSRKKLMPAVYDLANRGLLPPGFALVGFARRDWEDQDFAEVVHAAVKQYARTPFREETWKQLLQGIRFVSGEFGDADAFTRLRETVEKLDVDRGTMGNHAFYLSIPPKDFPIVAKQLKDSGLVDEDADGDTWRRVVIEKPFGSDLKTARELNEALEVAFPADSIFRIDHYLGKETVQNILALRFANELFEPIWNANYVDHVQITMAEDIGVGGRAGYYDGIGAARDVIQNHLLQLLALTAMEEPISMEANHLRAEKEKVLAAVQLPADLSTATARGQYAGGWQGGEEVTGFLDEDGMSPESTTETYAAIKVDIATRRWAGVPFYLRTGKRLGRRVTEIAVVFKRAPQHLFLRNQTTELGQNALVIRVQPDEGVTIRFGSKVPGAATEVRDVTMDFGYGHAFTESSPEAYERLILDVLLGDPPLFPRHEEVELSWRILDPVEEFWAQEGGPLEQYAPGSWGPPSADELLARDGRVWRRP; this is encoded by the coding sequence ATGACCGTGGAGATTTCGCGCGCCCACAACCCCCTGCGCGATCCCGACGACCGTCGCCTGAACCGGATCGCCGGGCCCAGCGCCCTGGTGATCTTCGGCGTCACCGGCGACCTGTCGCGCAAGAAGCTCATGCCCGCCGTCTACGACCTGGCCAACCGCGGCCTGCTGCCCCCGGGCTTCGCACTGGTCGGCTTCGCGCGACGCGACTGGGAGGACCAGGACTTCGCCGAGGTCGTCCATGCCGCCGTGAAGCAGTACGCACGCACGCCGTTCCGTGAGGAGACCTGGAAGCAGCTGCTCCAGGGCATCCGCTTCGTCTCGGGCGAGTTCGGGGACGCCGATGCGTTCACCCGCCTGCGCGAGACGGTCGAGAAGCTCGACGTCGATCGCGGCACGATGGGCAACCACGCCTTCTACCTGTCGATCCCGCCCAAGGACTTCCCGATCGTCGCGAAGCAGTTGAAGGACTCGGGCCTCGTCGACGAGGACGCGGACGGCGACACCTGGCGCCGGGTCGTCATCGAGAAGCCTTTCGGCAGCGATCTGAAGACGGCGCGCGAGCTCAATGAAGCCCTCGAGGTCGCTTTCCCGGCCGACTCGATCTTCCGCATCGACCACTACCTCGGCAAGGAGACGGTGCAGAACATCCTCGCGCTGCGCTTCGCCAACGAGCTCTTCGAGCCGATCTGGAACGCCAACTACGTCGACCACGTCCAGATCACGATGGCCGAAGACATCGGCGTCGGCGGTCGAGCGGGCTACTACGACGGAATCGGCGCCGCCCGGGACGTCATCCAGAATCACCTGCTCCAGCTGCTCGCCCTGACCGCGATGGAAGAGCCCATCTCGATGGAGGCGAACCACCTCCGCGCCGAGAAGGAGAAGGTGCTCGCAGCCGTCCAGCTTCCGGCGGATCTCTCGACGGCGACCGCCCGTGGGCAGTACGCCGGCGGCTGGCAGGGCGGCGAGGAGGTCACCGGGTTCCTCGACGAGGACGGCATGAGCCCCGAGTCGACGACCGAGACGTACGCGGCCATCAAGGTCGACATCGCCACCCGCCGCTGGGCGGGCGTGCCCTTCTACCTGCGCACCGGCAAGCGCCTCGGCCGACGCGTGACCGAGATCGCGGTCGTCTTCAAGCGGGCACCGCAGCACCTCTTCCTGCGCAACCAGACCACCGAGCTCGGCCAGAACGCGCTCGTCATCCGCGTCCAGCCCGATGAAGGCGTGACGATCCGGTTCGGCTCGAAGGTGCCCGGTGCCGCCACCGAGGTGCGCGATGTCACGATGGACTTCGGCTACGGCCACGCCTTCACCGAGTCCAGCCCCGAGGCCTACGAGCGCCTCATCCTGGATGTGCTGCTCGGCGACCCGCCGCTGTTCCCCCGGCACGAGGAGGTCGAGCTCTCGTGGCGCATCCTCGATCCCGTGGAGGAGTTCTGGGCCCAGGAGGGCGGACCGCTCGAGCAGTACGCCCCCGGCTCCTGGGGTCCCCCTTCCGCAGATGAACTGCTGGCCCGTGACGGCCGCGTCTGGAGGCGTCCATGA
- a CDS encoding phosphoglycerate kinase → MALRTLDSLGPLAGKRVIVRVDFNVPLKDGVITDDGRVRAALPTIDHLIGQGARVIACSHLGRPDGAPDAKYSLAPVAQRLSELLGKPVAFAGDTVGESAQQVVSALGDGDVAVIENLRFNAGETAKDEAERRAFAEQLAELGDVLVSDGFGVVHRKQASVYDLAEILPSAAGFLIEKEVDVLDRLTENPERPYAVVLGGSKVSDKLGVIEHLLPRADKILVGGGMLFTFLAALGHKVGKSLLESDQLERVTGYIETAKERGVELVLPVDAVMASGFASDADHVVADADALEDTPYGADGMGLDIGPRTAELFADAIRTSRTVFWNGPMGVFEMPAFAAGTRTVAQALTEVDGLSVVGGGDSAAAVRQLGFADEAFGHISTGGGASLEFLEGKKLPGLEVLGWA, encoded by the coding sequence ATGGCTCTGCGAACCCTCGATTCGCTGGGCCCGCTCGCAGGCAAGCGCGTCATCGTCCGTGTCGACTTCAACGTCCCCCTGAAGGACGGAGTCATCACGGACGATGGCCGCGTGCGTGCGGCGCTGCCCACCATCGACCACCTGATCGGCCAGGGAGCGCGCGTGATCGCGTGCTCGCACCTCGGCCGTCCCGACGGTGCTCCTGACGCGAAGTACTCGCTCGCCCCGGTGGCCCAGCGACTGTCCGAGCTGCTCGGCAAGCCCGTCGCCTTCGCCGGCGACACCGTGGGGGAGTCGGCGCAGCAGGTCGTCTCGGCGCTCGGCGACGGAGACGTCGCGGTCATCGAGAACCTGCGTTTCAACGCGGGAGAGACCGCGAAGGACGAGGCCGAGCGTCGTGCCTTCGCCGAGCAGCTCGCCGAACTCGGTGACGTGCTCGTCTCCGACGGGTTCGGCGTCGTGCACCGCAAGCAGGCGTCGGTCTACGATCTCGCCGAGATCCTGCCGTCGGCGGCCGGCTTCCTCATCGAGAAGGAGGTCGACGTCCTCGACCGCCTGACCGAGAACCCGGAGCGCCCGTACGCGGTCGTGCTCGGCGGATCGAAGGTGAGCGACAAGCTCGGCGTGATCGAGCACCTGCTGCCCCGCGCCGACAAGATCCTCGTGGGCGGTGGGATGCTCTTCACCTTCCTCGCGGCCCTCGGCCACAAGGTCGGTAAGAGCCTGCTCGAGAGCGATCAGCTCGAGCGGGTCACCGGCTACATCGAGACGGCGAAGGAGCGCGGGGTCGAACTGGTGCTCCCCGTCGACGCCGTCATGGCCTCCGGTTTCGCCTCGGACGCCGACCATGTGGTCGCCGACGCCGATGCGCTGGAGGACACCCCGTACGGTGCAGACGGCATGGGGCTCGACATCGGGCCGCGGACGGCGGAGCTCTTCGCCGATGCCATCCGCACCTCGCGGACCGTGTTCTGGAACGGACCGATGGGCGTCTTCGAGATGCCCGCCTTCGCCGCCGGAACCCGCACGGTCGCTCAGGCGCTCACCGAGGTCGACGGCCTCTCGGTCGTGGGCGGCGGCGACTCCGCGGCCGCGGTGCGTCAGCTCGGTTTCGCCGATGAGGCTTTCGGCCACATCTCGACGGGCGGCGGGGCGTCGCTCGAATTCCTGGAGGGCAAGAAGCTCCCCGGTCTGGAGGTACTCGGATGGGCATGA